One Actinomadura viridis genomic region harbors:
- a CDS encoding DUF2637 domain-containing protein, giving the protein MSPRPLSSQEFTAVAVVAALVVVLAVIGFVNSFTAVAEAARPSFGVFAWTLPIGIDLGIAIFAALDIVLARLNMRIWWLRLFPWALTAATVYLNVAGETSAFGAVAHAILPCLWVVAVEVGAHVIRIRAGIESGTRMDRIRASRWLLAPFRTVVLWRRMVLWEMRSYRDALDRERARLLILTELQDTYGALAWRWKAPRRTRALYRLGELAPAEPDQGGDEDEAPTITVRPDDGPEPDDRPAIAPGPSGPSGAPGLPSASSSDAQETPRPADGRTSKRGRATTRGRNGKRTAPDVDDLMPLGWRITTELESRGLPLNRDTLAAALREADQSVSNERAGVLLARLKAEAPADPTRKDTASVPRSSEGDDAR; this is encoded by the coding sequence ATGAGCCCCCGGCCGCTGTCGAGCCAGGAGTTCACCGCCGTCGCCGTGGTGGCCGCCCTGGTCGTGGTGCTGGCCGTGATCGGCTTCGTGAACAGCTTCACCGCTGTCGCCGAGGCTGCACGTCCCTCGTTCGGGGTGTTCGCGTGGACGTTGCCCATCGGCATCGACCTCGGCATCGCGATCTTCGCTGCCCTGGACATCGTCCTCGCGCGGCTCAACATGCGCATCTGGTGGTTGAGGCTGTTCCCCTGGGCCCTCACCGCTGCGACCGTCTACCTGAATGTCGCGGGGGAGACCTCCGCGTTCGGTGCGGTCGCGCACGCCATCCTCCCCTGCCTGTGGGTCGTGGCCGTTGAGGTCGGAGCTCACGTGATCCGGATCCGGGCGGGTATCGAGTCCGGGACGCGCATGGACCGGATCCGGGCCTCGCGCTGGCTCCTGGCTCCGTTCCGGACGGTCGTCCTGTGGCGCCGGATGGTCCTGTGGGAGATGCGTTCCTACCGGGACGCTCTCGACCGGGAGCGCGCCCGGCTCCTCATTCTGACCGAGCTACAAGACACCTACGGTGCCCTCGCGTGGCGGTGGAAGGCACCGCGACGGACGCGCGCCCTGTACCGGCTCGGTGAACTCGCTCCGGCCGAGCCGGACCAGGGGGGCGACGAGGATGAGGCGCCCACCATCACGGTTCGTCCGGACGACGGGCCGGAGCCCGACGACCGTCCGGCCATCGCCCCTGGACCGTCCGGACCGTCCGGAGCGCCTGGACTGCCGTCCGCGTCCTCGTCCGATGCCCAAGAGACACCTCGTCCAGCGGACGGACGGACGTCCAAGCGCGGACGGGCCACGACCCGAGGCCGCAACGGCAAGCGGACGGCGCCGGACGTCGATGACCTGATGCCGCTGGGGTGGCGCATCACCACCGAGCTTGAGTCTCGCGGTCTGCCGCTCAACCGGGACACGCTCGCCGCCGCTCTTCGCGAGGCCGACCAGAGCGTCAGCAACGAGCGCGCCGGCGTGCTCCTGGCGCGCCTCAAGGCCGAGGCCCCTGCCGATCCGACCAGGAAAGACACCGCTTCCGTACCCCGTTCCTCCGAGGGAGACGACGCGCGATGA
- a CDS encoding WhiB family transcriptional regulator: MTIHPSKLSFVARKRYGLATAECAFDPELHTGPTDKNEGQEEKAARLAVAAEVCLACPVMTQCLDRAITGRPEPGVWGAFEAEALGALFVGALDVPARTGRVTVPSSGYRATTMAHRARSGGA; this comes from the coding sequence ATGACGATCCACCCGAGCAAGCTCTCGTTCGTAGCGCGCAAGCGATACGGACTGGCGACTGCCGAATGCGCCTTTGACCCCGAACTGCACACGGGCCCGACCGACAAGAACGAGGGCCAGGAGGAGAAGGCCGCACGACTCGCCGTCGCTGCTGAGGTGTGCTTGGCCTGCCCCGTGATGACCCAGTGCCTTGATCGCGCCATCACCGGCCGCCCGGAGCCGGGCGTGTGGGGTGCCTTCGAAGCCGAGGCCCTGGGCGCCCTGTTCGTTGGCGCCCTGGACGTCCCCGCCCGTACCGGTCGCGTGACCGTCCCGAGCAGCGGCTACAGGGCTACGACCATGGCGCACCGTGCGCGCAGCGGTGGTGCCTGA
- a CDS encoding GntR family transcriptional regulator gives MSTLIYVADELAYPIDWDPTEYRYVQIANHIEKQIQDGVLTEGAALPAVPALAEEYGVARMTIKRAVEILVERGLVTVLRGRGTFVRRRG, from the coding sequence ATGTCTACGTTGATCTATGTGGCAGACGAGCTTGCGTACCCGATCGATTGGGACCCCACCGAGTACCGCTATGTGCAGATTGCGAATCACATCGAGAAGCAGATTCAGGACGGGGTCCTGACGGAGGGCGCCGCCCTTCCGGCGGTACCTGCCCTTGCGGAGGAGTACGGCGTCGCCCGGATGACGATCAAGCGCGCTGTTGAGATCTTGGTTGAACGTGGCCTGGTGACGGTTCTACGTGGCCGGGGCACCTTCGTCCGCCGTCGCGGGTGA
- a CDS encoding HAD family hydrolase: protein MTALRTLVQTTQAILLDFDGPVCRLFSGLPAHEIAQRIRGFLLSQEVSLPETMMSESDPLAFLSWTGAAAPHLLQAVEQIQRESEIAAARLAEPTAGAVETVRSAAALDLPVVIVTNNSAEAVRIYLARHALGTSITGISARVEGRPDLMKPDAYLVLKGAEMAGRAATTCLLVGDSPTDMQAAKKAGVACIGYAKRTTRITELSDAGADLVVQSMEPLATVVADLRV, encoded by the coding sequence GTGACGGCGCTCAGGACGCTCGTACAGACAACGCAAGCTATCCTGCTCGACTTTGATGGGCCCGTCTGTCGGCTGTTCTCCGGTCTCCCGGCACACGAGATCGCCCAGAGGATTCGCGGCTTCCTGCTCAGCCAGGAAGTGTCGCTACCGGAAACGATGATGTCGGAAAGCGATCCTTTGGCGTTCCTCAGCTGGACCGGTGCCGCGGCCCCACATCTGCTACAGGCAGTCGAACAGATACAAAGGGAGTCTGAGATAGCGGCGGCACGTCTGGCGGAGCCGACTGCGGGGGCTGTGGAGACTGTTCGATCAGCAGCGGCGCTAGACCTTCCAGTGGTCATCGTGACCAACAACTCCGCAGAAGCGGTGCGGATCTACCTTGCCCGCCACGCTCTCGGTACCTCCATTACGGGGATCTCGGCTCGCGTGGAAGGTCGGCCCGACCTGATGAAGCCGGACGCGTATCTCGTGCTCAAAGGAGCCGAGATGGCGGGGCGAGCAGCAACCACATGCCTGCTCGTTGGGGACTCTCCGACAGACATGCAGGCGGCCAAGAAGGCGGGTGTGGCTTGTATCGGCTACGCCAAACGCACGACCAGGATCACGGAACTCTCTGACGCCGGCGCCGACTTGGTCGTTCAAAGCATGGAACCTCTGGCGACCGTCGTCGCTGACCTGAGGGTGTAG
- a CDS encoding phosphotransferase, with translation MATRRIEIPAGVREAVSRRWPDLAQAWQENAPDELETICHRYKARPVRAFDARYGFVVEVATDHAELVMRSTPDPLGMMQAEVSRSLSHLGIGPHIYEVIRTSVSVWTVAGRIFPGDQLDGKAISLERLAPVFQKMRDQKAANDQLPTLGDWLRSRLHDENLSDLAPGRSQASSSERRQGAAILEGLEADAPNMLCHGDASSKNILLGPSDQLFLIDPRGVSGDVCYDVAVAAWKTAGDERPSARAATLARLVGVDAERAQSWLAVADAARV, from the coding sequence ATGGCGACGAGAAGGATCGAGATTCCTGCCGGAGTCAGGGAAGCGGTATCGAGACGTTGGCCCGATCTGGCTCAAGCATGGCAAGAGAACGCGCCTGACGAACTGGAGACAATCTGTCACCGCTACAAGGCGCGTCCTGTGCGAGCCTTCGACGCTCGCTATGGCTTTGTGGTCGAAGTAGCCACAGATCATGCAGAGTTGGTGATGAGATCCACGCCTGACCCCCTTGGAATGATGCAGGCAGAGGTCTCACGCTCGCTATCCCATCTGGGTATAGGCCCACACATATACGAAGTCATTCGTACATCAGTGAGCGTGTGGACTGTAGCAGGGCGCATCTTCCCCGGCGACCAACTAGACGGTAAAGCGATCTCCCTTGAACGCTTGGCACCCGTCTTCCAAAAGATGCGTGATCAAAAGGCAGCGAATGACCAGTTGCCGACTCTCGGCGACTGGTTGCGTTCCCGTCTACATGACGAGAACCTGAGCGACCTTGCTCCAGGGCGTAGCCAAGCGTCGTCAAGTGAACGCAGACAGGGCGCCGCAATCCTTGAGGGCCTGGAGGCCGACGCACCCAATATGCTCTGCCACGGTGACGCATCCTCAAAGAACATCCTCCTCGGACCCTCTGATCAGCTCTTCCTGATCGATCCTCGGGGCGTCAGCGGCGACGTCTGCTATGACGTCGCGGTTGCTGCCTGGAAGACCGCTGGTGATGAACGGCCCTCAGCCCGTGCGGCGACTCTGGCACGCCTTGTGGGAGTCGACGCCGAGCGGGCCCAGTCGTGGCTAGCTGTCGCGGACGCAGCCCGCGTTTAG
- a CDS encoding winged helix-turn-helix domain-containing protein, with translation MNVASEYLGDLDPDDPRTPSQQIATKLRAAILTRKLKPGEKLPSQPELASRYGVARETIKAALRTLQAERLIVSRQGSGSYVRAQTERPIGLRPHIEAAFERPHVSIDFAGFSGETLHNTLIEVLDKIRAGRLTPESLKIRILMCDTSAAMALPRRVGTDTAEEAIKQRAERITSRAVDGIVDAVHELVDLGLIKSASAEVRVHELTPSFKLYILNSEEIFYGLYPVKQHTIRLNGDQVDIFDLLGKDATLFHFSVSDDSETSSAPQFVRESQAWFDALWGTIAREYKP, from the coding sequence ATGAATGTGGCCAGCGAGTACCTCGGTGACCTGGACCCGGACGACCCACGGACGCCCTCGCAGCAGATCGCGACCAAGCTTCGAGCGGCGATCCTCACCCGCAAGCTCAAGCCGGGAGAGAAGCTCCCCTCTCAGCCCGAGCTGGCGAGCCGGTACGGGGTCGCCCGCGAGACCATCAAGGCCGCGCTGAGGACGTTGCAAGCCGAGCGTCTGATCGTCAGCAGGCAGGGGAGCGGGTCGTACGTGCGCGCTCAGACGGAGCGCCCCATCGGCCTACGGCCCCACATTGAAGCGGCCTTCGAGCGCCCTCATGTCTCCATCGACTTCGCGGGCTTCTCAGGCGAGACCCTGCACAACACCCTCATAGAGGTGCTCGACAAGATTCGCGCGGGACGTCTTACGCCGGAATCACTAAAGATCCGCATCCTGATGTGCGACACGTCTGCCGCCATGGCATTGCCGCGCCGAGTCGGGACGGACACCGCAGAAGAGGCAATCAAGCAACGGGCAGAGCGCATCACGAGTCGCGCTGTTGACGGGATCGTGGACGCCGTTCATGAACTCGTAGACCTAGGACTCATCAAGTCGGCCAGCGCTGAGGTTCGCGTTCACGAACTGACCCCCTCGTTCAAGTTGTACATCCTCAACTCGGAAGAGATCTTTTATGGCCTCTACCCAGTGAAGCAACACACCATCCGCTTGAACGGCGATCAGGTCGACATCTTCGATCTCCTGGGTAAAGATGCCACCCTCTTCCACTTCTCAGTCAGCGATGACAGCGAGACATCGAGCGCACCCCAGTTCGTAAGGGAGTCACAGGCTTGGTTCGACGCGCTGTGGGGGACGATCGCGCGTGAGTACAAGCCGTGA
- a CDS encoding cell division protein FtsK, which yields MTYSKPMADVIKLPTRLGDEPAPDSPAPSGEATNGPASFVPSAADGRHEADGPDRPDEGDALEGTVLVDQPDRRPSSVRTRIVAGTAAQRRPIIPPWLRDRQEAKALVRWSVNYAGHVTGYHAVRIPAYALTLAGRSPRGLWRLVSGTWRWVNDTEALPLRLHAVDGKDADTYLRLLRERDDRVRWRRLVALGGLCGGSVAAGAVAAAGGVTQTTVAVALVAVLGWLGTPKDKPLIGPAVVSTKAPKLTSEIIIRALGALGIAEINKALGKGGDGITFPSPITRDGPGWRADVDLPYGVTVTDIMERRERLASGLRRPVGCVWPEPAHDHHAGRLVLWVGDQDMSRVKPAAWPLAKSGRADVFKPIPFGTDQRGRLVTGTLMFANWLIGAMPRMGKTFSIKPLLLAAGLDVTAENLVYELKGTGDLSFAEKYAHRYGSGPDDATIAACLDGLRYVHKDLERRAKVLSSLPKDICPENKVTPEIAARRSLGLHPLGLFIDECQELFAHAEHGKEAAELATAIIKRGPAMGVFLVLATQRPDKDSLPTGVSANVGIRYCLRVMGQVENDMVLGTSAYRNGIRATTFTRRDLGIGYLVGEADDPQITRSFYIDGPTSDRIADRARALRKAAGALAGHAAGEEVTPSESEISVLEDVVAVIGADEDKIWSETILRRLAELRPSLYGPWTPAQLADALKPYGITTQQVWGQHETGKGANRRGIVREHVVNALDVTRARSR from the coding sequence ATGACCTACTCCAAGCCCATGGCCGACGTGATTAAACTCCCCACCCGCCTCGGCGATGAGCCTGCCCCTGACTCGCCCGCCCCTTCCGGCGAGGCGACGAACGGTCCGGCCTCGTTCGTGCCGTCCGCAGCGGACGGACGGCACGAGGCGGACGGGCCGGACCGTCCGGACGAGGGCGACGCTCTTGAGGGAACGGTCCTCGTCGATCAGCCCGACCGCCGTCCGTCCAGCGTGCGGACGAGGATCGTCGCGGGGACGGCTGCGCAGCGCCGTCCGATCATCCCGCCGTGGCTCCGCGACCGCCAGGAGGCGAAGGCCCTCGTCCGCTGGTCGGTGAACTATGCCGGACACGTCACCGGCTATCACGCGGTCCGCATTCCGGCCTACGCCCTGACGCTCGCCGGACGTTCACCGCGTGGCCTGTGGCGCCTGGTCTCGGGCACCTGGCGATGGGTGAACGACACCGAAGCGCTTCCCCTGCGGCTTCACGCGGTGGACGGCAAGGACGCCGATACCTACCTCCGGCTTCTGCGGGAACGGGACGACCGCGTTCGTTGGCGTCGCCTGGTCGCCCTCGGTGGCCTCTGCGGCGGAAGCGTGGCCGCTGGCGCGGTGGCCGCCGCCGGGGGAGTCACTCAGACGACCGTCGCCGTCGCCTTGGTCGCCGTTCTGGGATGGCTTGGAACGCCCAAGGACAAGCCCCTCATCGGCCCGGCCGTCGTCTCGACCAAGGCGCCCAAGCTCACGAGCGAGATCATCATCCGGGCGCTTGGAGCCCTCGGTATCGCCGAGATCAACAAGGCCCTCGGCAAGGGCGGGGACGGCATCACCTTCCCCTCGCCGATCACCCGTGACGGTCCTGGGTGGCGTGCCGACGTCGATCTCCCATACGGCGTCACGGTCACCGACATCATGGAACGTCGCGAGCGTCTCGCCTCCGGCCTCCGGCGCCCGGTGGGGTGCGTATGGCCTGAGCCTGCCCACGACCATCACGCCGGGCGCCTCGTCCTGTGGGTGGGCGACCAGGACATGAGCCGGGTCAAGCCTGCGGCTTGGCCGCTGGCGAAGTCGGGACGTGCCGACGTGTTCAAGCCCATCCCGTTCGGTACCGACCAGCGTGGACGGCTTGTCACGGGCACCCTGATGTTCGCCAACTGGCTTATCGGTGCGATGCCCCGGATGGGCAAGACCTTCTCCATCAAGCCGCTGCTGTTGGCCGCTGGCCTGGACGTGACGGCCGAGAACCTGGTCTACGAACTCAAGGGCACCGGTGACCTGTCGTTCGCCGAGAAGTACGCCCATCGGTACGGCTCCGGGCCCGACGACGCGACCATCGCGGCGTGCCTGGACGGCCTCCGGTACGTCCATAAGGACCTTGAGCGGCGCGCGAAGGTGCTCTCGTCCCTGCCCAAGGACATCTGCCCCGAGAACAAGGTCACGCCGGAGATCGCCGCACGTCGCTCCCTCGGGCTTCACCCGCTGGGCCTGTTCATCGACGAGTGCCAGGAACTGTTCGCCCACGCCGAGCATGGCAAGGAGGCCGCGGAACTGGCTACCGCGATCATCAAGCGTGGTCCAGCGATGGGCGTCTTCCTCGTCCTCGCGACCCAGCGTCCGGACAAGGACTCGCTTCCGACCGGAGTCTCGGCGAACGTCGGTATCCGGTACTGCCTGCGGGTCATGGGCCAGGTCGAGAACGACATGGTCCTCGGTACCTCGGCCTACCGGAACGGGATCCGGGCGACCACCTTCACCCGCCGGGACCTGGGCATCGGGTACCTGGTCGGTGAGGCCGACGATCCGCAGATCACCCGCTCGTTCTACATCGACGGTCCGACCAGCGACCGCATCGCCGATCGCGCCCGAGCCCTCCGCAAGGCCGCCGGAGCCCTCGCCGGTCACGCGGCCGGTGAGGAGGTCACCCCCTCTGAGTCCGAAATCTCGGTCCTTGAGGACGTCGTCGCCGTGATCGGTGCCGACGAAGACAAGATCTGGTCGGAGACGATCCTCCGGCGCCTCGCCGAGCTGCGCCCGAGCCTCTACGGACCCTGGACGCCTGCCCAGCTTGCCGATGCGCTCAAGCCCTACGGGATCACGACACAGCAGGTATGGGGACAGCACGAAACCGGCAAGGGTGCGAACCGGCGCGGCATCGTTCGCGAGCACGTCGTGAACGCCCTTGACGTGACCCGCGCCCGCTCTCGGTAG